TCCTTTCAAGGTTTTCTTAACAGATTTTGTTTTTCCATTGGTTTTTATATAACCTCTGTatacaaataaatatattgatatAAAAAGAACAGTTTTTATATAAATAGTAACAAATCAACTGATGGTCAAATCTTATGTTCATATTGTGACAGTTTGTTTAACTTTTCTATCCTTGCCTCATGTTTCTTCTTGAAATGGAGCGCTTGTGGTCTTTTAGCTTCAACCTCTCACTTGCATTTGAGATTCCTAGGAGAATGTCACCACTCTCTGCTGCATCACAAGTTTCCTGACTTGTGGTGTTTAGTCCAATACTCCAATTAGCTGAATGCTTGGTTGAGACTCTAAAGGGTGAAAATATCCAAAGGCATGGACTATTTCTTCCTCAAGCAATATAAGAATATTTCACTTGTCCAACAGAGGGGTTGCTGTTAGAATCTTGGAACCTTGGAAGACTAAGGGAACATGTCATTTAAACCACATTGTTGAAGCAAAACTAAAAGATGCTTCATATAGTTAGACTGAACAGCAACACTAGAAAGTCAATAATGTCTCAAAAGTTTTCCTAGCACAACCATAAGTCCACGTATCTAGCACTGGAAACCTATAGTCGATACAGTATTTAGTTTAACATATTTATTTGGCATTTGAATTTCAGTACAACTTCTATAATCAGTTGGCTACTTCTATATTTCTCTATGATTTGGAATAGGCTGATATTTTGCTGCGAGGATATGCTGGTTGGAACTCTAGACGTGCTCTCCAAGTGATTGACAAAATCTTTCCCAAGGTATAAACTTTGCCTTTTCAAACATCAAATTGTTGAATAACTTTGCTAGGCGATTTATCTAATTTGCCTGAAAGGATTGCTCTTTTAGGTTATTGTGCAATTGGTTGAAAGAATTCTAGGTGAATTTGGAATGCCTATATGCATGTCCAGTTGGCGAGTTATTTGTGTGGAAAATTTGTTATAAATGCACGAGTCCTTCTGTCAGAGAATTGGTTCAGTTCAGAGTTGTGCACTTTGGTCAACCATCAGCTATCTCTAGTGGTGCAATAGAAAAAAGTATGGTAATATAAAAAAGTACAGTAACATGATTGGATAACTCATATGcatacaaataaaaaaatgccGAGGCCACATTCTGGTCTTGATAACTCGAAGCTCAACTGCAATTTAACCAGTGCTAAAGACTGCTGCCTCTCTATATAGGAAAGCATTCTAACCATATTTTCAGTTTATAAGGCAAACCTTTGAGATGTGTACTTCCTTTTGGCCACCTGTCCTATGCATTATATTAAAAGATAAATCCTGCGTGTTGTATAGAGAAAGAAAAGGTTTTGTGGCATCATGCACTCTTATATTAGAATATTTCTTCAATTGTTTGAATTCTCTCATCCGAGTGCTCCACGCCCATCCTTCCATTCAAGAGTCCTAGGCCATGCTAACTCCTTCGAAGACATATAAACAAAAGGGAGTATATCTACTAAATTTATTGTGAAAATTCTTGATTGATGGACAGCCATCCAGTGCCCCTTCAAGAAACCACGTCCATTTGCATGTACTGAGATCTAGTGTAGATTGAGTCCTATTTACTTCTTGTTGACATATGGTTATGCAGTCATGCTTTTGTTGATTTTTACTTTTGTTGACATATGGCCAGGTCATGGTCAACTTTTCAACTGCTGTTAGACAATAGACAATATGATTGCacattatatcataaataaaaataaaataaatatccaaaatagtataaaaattgaaaaaaattatgaaaaaaagaaattgtataaaAAATACTATTTGTACAGTAAAATGATGACTTTCCACATTAAGATACATATTATAGAAGTGATTCTTATATtattgtttcatggatttcctcTTAAATTCTCTTAGAAtcatgttttttaaaaaaacatggAGTAAGAAGTTTGAAATATGAATTGGACGATCTAATTCATTTGACAAACCGTCTATGCACTAAATGGATCTTGTAGTATGGCAACTAGTATTTAATGGAAAATATGATCACAGTCTAAAAAACCAATAAAATAAAGTTGAAAATTCTTTACTCGAATATTTACCACTAGTTTCATAACAAGAAGAACTTAATTCATATCCCACCACTGGGCCGATAGCCTTCCCATGTATGAGTGGAGTATATCTCCCAGGAGACTGATGGATCCCTTGGCCTTTCCATATATCAAAGAGTATATTTCATGACAGAGTATATGGGAAATCAAGAATGACTTCTGACTTAGAATGAAGTCCcgcttaataaaaattaaactatgaTACAGGAGACATTTGTTATAAAGAGCATAGCTAGAGTATGAAATCCAGAAATCCCTGTTATGAATTAAGAGCATAAACTTTGTGCACTGTTCAGTCAACTACTTAGAGAATAGAACATGTAATAATCTCAATTTTCTGGTCTGCATGATTTAGATTTAAACCTTCACAAAATGGGGAAAGTAACATACACGTTCAAAATAGAGATCGCCCCCTATCAATGATGAAATACTGGTGGACAGAACACGGTGACCAATGACCTCCTTGATGCCGGCAGCCAGCTCAAATAAGAGGATGGAGGAGAAGGACAAATGATGCATACCAACTCAAACTATCTTAAAGATTTAAGGAGAGGAGTGCCAAATACCACCCTTTCCCTTTCTACCCAGCATTGGCAAAAAATTGTTTAATCCTTAGGGAGACGAAAACTCTAGCTGTTACATTTTGGCAAGAAAGGCTTCAAGCCAACCCAACCACCTGCCAAAGGTTCCAGGTGACAGGCTGGGTCAGTCAGCCTGGTCAGCATGCGTCTTAAAGCACTGGTCTTTAGTGCTATTGCAAGTTATTCCGAATCTTTCTTGCATTCACTTCGTTGCTTAGATCAAGACAACTCTCTTACTCATCCTACACCAGTTTGCTTATTTTAAGAGTTTGATGGATTTCTTATGATTATAGTATGTTACTTGTTTCAAGTGTTACCCTTCATACATCAGGTTGACTAAAGTTACTTTGCATCCGTTTATTTTGTCTTTAAGGATGCAGCCGTGCACCCTTCATTGgtaatagtttactttggcgGCAATGACTCAATGGGACCTCATCCATCTGGCCTAGGTCCTCATGTACCACTTCCAGAATATATCGAAAACATGAGTAGGATTGCGAAACACCTCAAGGTAACTCTGAGACTACAATTATTGAAACGGGCTTTTTAGAGAATTTGCTGACATGACATATCACTTTATATTCAGAGTCTATCTGAAAAAACACGCATTATTTTCCTCAGTTGCCCTCCTATGAGTGAGGAAATGCTTCGCCAGTCAACAAGGTGCTAAAATGCCAaaatatttgttgtttgttgttCTTGTTTTAACATTTTAACTCAAGTCTGTTTTCGAATCCAGTCCCATTCTAAGAGAACTAGCGCGGAAAAATGAGACCTGCCGAGAATATTCTGAAGCTTGTATACAAGTGTGTAAAGATATGGACCTGAAGGTTATTGATCTTTGGACTGCCATGCAGAAGCGGGATGACTGGGCTACTGTCTGCTTTACGTGAGTCTGCATCCTCATGCCTTGTTATCAGACTTTGCTCAATTTATTGAAAGTCTAGACCCCTTAAGTTATtctttttatgcatttatttgttGTCCACAAGAAATGGCTTTTTTATCTGTTTTCCTGTCTCATTCactacaattttttttcttttaaatattgatAATATTCATTTCTGGCATTTCTTCATCAGAAGAGACCAATATTGCTTTGCTTATCTGATAATCCATATGTGTATGCAATGATTGTTTAGAATCGTCAAATCCAAATACTTTGGCTGTTTTCTCTCATTTCTAAATTCTTCCATCCGGCTTATATTAATGATTAATtacttgtaaaatggatgaaGTATTTCAAGATTTGGTACTGACAGAAACTCCGTTCCAGTGATGGCATTCACTTTTCCCCTGAAGGAAGCAAGATAGTAGCCGCAGAGATACTGAAGGTCCTCAAAGAAGCTGAGTGGGAGCCTTCACTACACTGGACATCCTTGCCAACTGAGTTTGGGGAGGATTCACCTTACAATCCTGTAACTGCTGATGGAACATCCACCATCAACCCTTCTGAGTGGACATTTTACCGGAAAATACAATGGGACTAAGGTATTCTGTTGGTACTCAACCAATTTGGCGTTGATGTGTGGTTATTATGTAAGATCTCATTGAGTGGTAGAAAGCACACCAGGCAATTGTTATTCCCTTGGAGCTCTTCTAGCCTAATATGGTATTTGTTGTAGTGCTTGAGCCAGGGATATTTGACGGACATGAATAATATTTCTCCAGGCTGAACTTAACATTCTTGCAATGTCACTAATTGCTATCTATTACTTCCTGCATCTCAATTGTGTAATGATTGTCACTTGCATTCTGTTCTTGCAAGATCAAGATACTGAGAAAAATGTACTCTCATTCTGTTCTTTCGCCAATGTTTTGAGTGTCAGTTCATGTTTGCTGCCCCACTAGgaactaaaaaaatatatgaagttCTATAGTTGACGATGTGTTGCAGGTCAAGTCGCATTGTAATTGTGTTGTAGTTGTTGATGTACAATGAAACTCATTCATTTAGTGTTTGGTAAAGAGTTTGCATGAAAAAGGAGCGTCTTTTTCAAATGTGTTCTGTTAAACACTTCAGAAGTAAATGCCAAGTTGGAGCATTTGATGTACGTAGAGGTAAGAGTGTTATGGACAAAGAGGTTGGCATCGAAGCCTGACACTCTgaggtattttgttttttgattttattaggtGCATCCATACTCATATGATCCATTCATcttagcccaaaaaaaaaaagaggagggtggAGAAGGTAAAGAAGAGGATGGGGATGGTAATGGTGAGCGATTAGCAATATGTGACGGTATAGGGATGGAAGGGGTAGCCAGTGGCGTGGGATGCAGCAAAGtggaggagagaaaaacatgagAGAAAATACTctcttttttaattactttacaTGCTATAAGCAGGTTCATGCTAAAGTCATCACTTGAGGCTCCCACATGCTTGAAATTATAATAGGAGTAGAATatttgtaatgtccgggcccacaacctactaggcccaataaggaataggcccagttaaggtttgggcccaaattttactGTGGCAGTATAATTACgtgattaggaaaaaaaaaaaaaagaaaaaaaaaacgaggggataagaccgacagggaagggtgacccgcaccccctgctggcagccgatgccggcgcgccggagacaagggggggcggcggccagtcccgaggtatggaggaaaggagaggatgggacctctcagaggggggtttcatcctctaaataatcatttaagcctctgccggcaaccccaagtgAGAGACCCCCTAGAGCACTGaacaagagagagagggtttgCCAAACCTACTTCCGTCGCCGGAGAAGATGCTCGTGGCTTCTTCCAAAAGCTAGGTAAGCCCTCTACCTTCTCTCCTCCTGATTTATTTAGGATaacaaagaaagaatgaaagcaAAGAAGATGAAGGGGGAGGGGTTACCGTGCGCGGCCAGGGACGTCGCCAACAGCGTGAACGCTGCCGGCCTCGGCTCGGCCGCAGGTACAGGCCGCGGACCGGCTGCGAGCACGGACGAGCCCATTGGCCGCTGGAATCAGCCGCGGGCGCCGCCGGCCGTGGCGTGACCCCAAGCTCGACCTCTCCCGAGccccctcatcttcttccttgtgATGGGAAGGGGAGGAGATTAGAGTAGAAAAAGGGTTCGGGAGAGCCTTCGggagggagaagaaggggaggagacaGTGGGTTCCGGTGGGGGGCCGAAGGGCCGGAGACTTGGGTTCGGCgaaaacagagaagaaaagaaaacgggaagaaaggaaagaaggaaagaaggaaagaaagaagaaaagagggagaggggacTCATCAGCTCGGCGTCGTGTGCGGTggccgccggcttcggctgCGAGCACCGTCGACACAAGCGTCGACCGCAGGCGCGGCCGAGAGCGTCGTAGGCTCGGCCGGGGACGCCGCGGGGCCTGGCCGCGGACGCCTCCGCTCGCCGTCCTGccttcgtcgg
This portion of the Phoenix dactylifera cultivar Barhee BC4 chromosome 11, palm_55x_up_171113_PBpolish2nd_filt_p, whole genome shotgun sequence genome encodes:
- the LOC103715137 gene encoding GDSL esterase/lipase CPRD49-like; this encodes MVGPERPSFVLFGSSIVQYSFSNEGWGGILADIYARKADILLRGYAGWNSRRALQVIDKIFPKDAAVHPSLVIVYFGGNDSMGPHPSGLGPHVPLPEYIENMSRIAKHLKSLSEKTRIIFLSCPPMSEEMLRQSTSPILRELARKNETCREYSEACIQVCKDMDLKVIDLWTAMQKRDDWATVCFTDGIHFSPEGSKIVAAEILKVLKEAEWEPSLHWTSLPTEFGEDSPYNPVTADGTSTINPSEWTFYRKIQWD